From the genome of Leptodactylus fuscus isolate aLepFus1 chromosome 1, aLepFus1.hap2, whole genome shotgun sequence, one region includes:
- the GDF15 gene encoding growth/differentiation factor 15 encodes MHTMQRFPWKVRCATLCFAFLSITGVQLKPLGDQEKMIQLEAVKKSILDRLGLHKPPVIREKLDRDELHKMHRLYQEKLMELRGNLSKDETPERKVHLLTPKLEHSSKKCDMQKSSSHRYNLIFSRTQTFHQRLNVMRAELKLCKHILAALRPAAANSTSKAMVHIYKVVESRKANGGQDHKLLDSKPVDKDTLTLNVNSAVQQWVASSEKCLRLELVITLDIPFVNEGSKQIESDNALVLEVETQEKTLFKMRKGRSLPADEDCKKSEKKCCRKSLLVSFEQIGWSDWIVHPSTYEMRFCDGSCPHNYKPASMHAQIKYRMHHINGDTPAPCCVPGSYDPMVLMHYNAERKLVFTVFEDMIVKKCHCA; translated from the exons ATGCACACAATGCAGAGATTTCCGTGGAAGGTTAGGTGTGCTACTCTGTGCTTCGCTTTCTTATCCATCACTGGGGTCCAGCTCAAACCCTTGGGAGACCAAGAAAAAATGATTCAGCTTGAAGCAGTGAAAAAGAGCATTCTGGATCGTCTGGGCTTACACAAACCTCCTGTTATtagggagaaactggacagagatGAACTACACAAAATGCACAGGTTATACCAGGAGAAGTTAATGGAGCTCCGGGGAAATCTATCGAAGGATGAGACTCCAGAAAGGAAAGTGCATCTGTTAACACCAAAAT TAGAGCATAGCTCAAAGAAATGTGATATGCAGAAAAGCAGCAGTCATCGCTACAACCTAATCTTCTCTAGAACTCAGACGTTCCATCAGAGGCTGAATGTCATGAGAGCTGAGCTCAAACTATGTAAACACATCTTGGCTGCATTGCGACCTGCAGCAGCTAACTCAACCTCGAAGGCTATGGTGCACATTTATAAAGTTGTAGAATCAAGGAAAGCCAATGGAGGGCAAGATCATAAATTACTTGATTCTAAACCAGTAGACAAAGACACCTTGACCTTAAATGTGAACTCTGCTGTGCAGCAGTGGGTCGCAAGTTCAGAGAAATGCCTCCGACTGGAGCTGGTCATCACACTGGACATCCCTTTTGTGAATGAAGGCAGCAAGCAAATAGAATCAGATAATGCCCTTGTATTGGAAGTGGAGACTCAGGAAAAAACCTTGTTTAAAATGAGAAAAGGCAGGTCACTTCCTGCAGATGAGGATTGCAAAAAGAGTGAGAAGAAGTGCTGTCGTAAGTCCTTATTGGTGTCTTTTGAACAAATTGGTTGGAGCGATTGGATTGTACATCCATCCACCTATGAAATGCGGTTTTGCGATGGATCTTGTCCGCACAATTACAAGCCTGCAAGCATGCATGCCCAAATAAAATACAGAATGCATCATATTAATGGAGACACTCCAGCTCCTTGTTGTGTTCCTGGGAGCTATGATCCTATGGTACTGATGCATTACAATGCTGAGCGCAAATTGGTTTTCACAGTCTTTGAGGATATGATTGTTAAAAAGTGCCACTGTGCATAA